From the Microbacterium sp. W4I4 genome, one window contains:
- a CDS encoding extracellular solute-binding protein — protein MNASRSRIVASLAGVAALALVATGCSAADAGDAGSGDEKITLSITTFGTMGVEAAYEQYMDEHPNITIEATNLEGGGAARDDAYAKIAAGTGLSDIVAIEEGWLGTIAEVSDAFVDLRDYGIEDVKDSWLDWKYEQGTTTDGQVIGAGLDIGPQGLCYRGDLFKAAGLPSDRDEVAAYFGGEDATWDRFFEVGQEYVEKSGKAFYHSPRFFWNSFVNQQKEGYYKKDGETLNIKDNKVLKEQFAKIVQAEKDGLGAGLPGWDVGPEAKAGDYAVYMCPSWMLGIVQGYYDEGTTDSGWDFANVLPGGAANWGGAFLGVAASSEHPKEAAELALWLASPEQQASAFEKAGPFPSTPEGQKLVGDTKSAFFNDAPVGEIFAERAKGVVAQVKGPEDSNIQDNVFGPIFDRVSQGEVTDPDKAWDEAMTLLDQLVG, from the coding sequence GTGAACGCATCACGAAGCAGGATCGTCGCATCCCTCGCCGGCGTCGCCGCGCTGGCTCTTGTCGCCACCGGCTGCTCCGCGGCCGACGCAGGCGACGCAGGCAGCGGCGACGAGAAGATCACCCTCTCGATCACCACGTTCGGCACGATGGGCGTCGAGGCCGCCTACGAGCAGTACATGGACGAGCACCCGAACATCACCATCGAGGCGACCAACCTCGAGGGCGGCGGCGCGGCGCGTGACGACGCCTACGCGAAGATCGCGGCCGGCACCGGGCTCAGCGACATCGTCGCGATCGAAGAGGGCTGGCTCGGCACGATCGCCGAGGTCTCGGATGCCTTCGTCGACCTCCGCGACTACGGCATCGAAGACGTCAAGGACAGCTGGCTCGACTGGAAGTACGAGCAGGGCACCACGACCGACGGCCAGGTCATCGGAGCCGGTCTCGACATCGGCCCCCAGGGCCTCTGCTACCGCGGAGACCTCTTCAAGGCGGCAGGCCTGCCCAGCGATCGCGACGAGGTGGCAGCGTACTTCGGCGGCGAGGACGCCACCTGGGACCGCTTCTTCGAGGTCGGCCAGGAGTACGTCGAGAAGTCCGGCAAGGCGTTCTACCACAGCCCCCGATTCTTCTGGAACTCCTTCGTGAACCAGCAGAAGGAGGGCTACTACAAGAAGGACGGCGAGACCCTCAACATCAAGGACAACAAGGTCCTGAAGGAGCAGTTCGCCAAGATCGTCCAGGCGGAGAAGGACGGCCTCGGCGCCGGCCTGCCCGGCTGGGACGTCGGACCCGAGGCCAAGGCCGGCGACTACGCCGTGTACATGTGCCCGAGCTGGATGCTCGGCATCGTGCAGGGCTACTACGACGAGGGCACGACCGACAGCGGCTGGGACTTCGCCAACGTGCTGCCCGGCGGTGCCGCGAACTGGGGCGGCGCGTTCCTCGGCGTCGCAGCATCCTCCGAGCACCCCAAGGAGGCCGCTGAGCTGGCTCTGTGGCTCGCATCGCCCGAGCAGCAGGCCAGCGCCTTCGAGAAGGCCGGTCCCTTCCCGAGCACGCCCGAGGGTCAGAAGCTCGTCGGCGATACCAAGAGCGCCTTCTTCAACGACGCACCTGTCGGCGAGATCTTCGCAGAGCGGGCGAAGGGCGTCGTCGCCCAGGTCAAGGGACCGGAGGACTCCAACATCCAGGACAACGTCTTCGGTCCGATCTTCGACCGCGTCAGCCAGGGTGAGGTCACCGACCCCGACAAGGCGTGGGACGAGGCCATGACACTGCTCGACCAGCTCGTCGGCTGA
- a CDS encoding carbohydrate ABC transporter permease — translation MTTSPGRTARPSLTFRQKVSRFDYTYSPYFYVAPFFLLFALIGVFPIAYTLNVSLYQWHLLKGQGDFVGIDNYVSVLTDPFFWNAFGNTISIFLLSAIPQLIVATIVAALLDQAIRGKTFWRMSILLPYIVAPVAVTVIFLQVFNQFHGPIAGILETLGLDPVRWAFDVFPSHVAIATMVNWRWTGYNALLLLAAMQAVPRDVYESATLDGASKARRFWSITIPMIRPTLIFVVITATIGGLQIFTEPKLFDGRTNGGSDRQFQTIVLYLYELAFPRRDFGRASATAWILFVVIVLVGLLSYAVTRAVRTADTKTARIARGSVSTEQGVS, via the coding sequence ATGACCACCTCACCGGGACGCACCGCCCGACCTTCACTGACCTTCCGTCAGAAGGTCAGTCGCTTCGACTACACCTACTCCCCGTACTTCTACGTCGCCCCGTTCTTTCTCCTGTTCGCGCTGATCGGCGTCTTCCCGATCGCGTACACGCTGAACGTGTCGCTGTACCAGTGGCACCTGCTCAAAGGGCAGGGCGACTTCGTCGGGATCGACAACTACGTCTCGGTCCTCACCGATCCGTTCTTCTGGAACGCGTTCGGCAACACCATCAGCATCTTCCTGCTCTCCGCCATCCCGCAGCTGATCGTCGCCACCATCGTGGCCGCGCTGCTGGATCAGGCCATCCGGGGCAAGACGTTCTGGCGCATGAGCATCCTGCTGCCCTACATCGTCGCCCCCGTCGCCGTCACGGTGATCTTCCTGCAGGTCTTCAACCAGTTCCACGGCCCCATCGCGGGCATCCTGGAAACTCTCGGACTCGACCCCGTCCGCTGGGCGTTCGACGTCTTCCCGTCGCACGTCGCGATCGCCACCATGGTGAACTGGCGCTGGACCGGATACAACGCCCTGCTGCTGCTCGCGGCAATGCAGGCCGTCCCGCGCGACGTCTACGAATCGGCCACGCTGGACGGCGCGAGCAAGGCCCGCCGCTTCTGGTCCATCACCATCCCGATGATCCGCCCCACCCTGATCTTCGTGGTCATCACCGCGACCATCGGCGGTCTGCAGATCTTCACCGAGCCCAAGCTGTTCGACGGCCGGACCAACGGCGGCAGCGACCGTCAGTTCCAGACCATCGTCCTCTACCTCTACGAGCTGGCGTTCCCAAGGCGCGACTTCGGCCGCGCATCGGCCACCGCCTGGATCCTCTTCGTCGTCATCGTGCTCGTCGGTCTGCTCAGCTACGCGGTCACCCGCGCGGTGCGCACTGCCGACACGAAGACGGCTCGGATCGCCCGCGGCTCCGTCAGCACCGAGCAGGGAGTGTCATGA
- a CDS encoding carbohydrate ABC transporter permease: MTATVTPPQATKPSSSDQPVSVEERRSRRRRFYERPGVLTYALLAAFFAGSAFPLWWSFVISSRQSSDTNLVPPAILPGPNFLSNAAKVFDTVPFLLALLNSVIISGAITISVVFFSTLAGYAFAKLRFRGRTGLLLTVIATMAIPTQLGIIPMFMLMAEWKWTGTLQAVIVPGLVTAFGVFFMRQYLVDVIPDELIEAARMDGASMWGTFRHVAIPAARPGMAVLALFTFMASWTDYLWPMLVLGPRNPNVQTALAALSAAGGQNPDNAMVLAGAVLSVVPLLILFVVAGRQLVAGIMQGAVKG, translated from the coding sequence ATGACCGCCACCGTCACGCCGCCGCAGGCGACGAAGCCCTCATCGAGTGATCAGCCGGTCTCCGTCGAGGAGCGCCGCTCGCGCCGTCGGCGGTTCTACGAGCGTCCGGGTGTGCTCACCTACGCGCTGCTGGCCGCATTCTTCGCCGGATCCGCCTTCCCGCTGTGGTGGTCCTTCGTGATCTCCAGCAGACAGTCGTCGGACACGAACCTCGTTCCGCCTGCGATCCTGCCCGGACCGAACTTCCTCAGCAACGCGGCGAAGGTGTTCGACACCGTGCCGTTCCTGCTGGCGCTGCTGAACAGTGTGATCATCTCGGGCGCGATCACCATCTCGGTGGTGTTCTTCTCCACTCTGGCCGGATACGCGTTCGCCAAGCTGCGCTTCCGCGGCCGCACCGGACTGCTTCTGACGGTGATCGCGACGATGGCGATCCCCACCCAGCTCGGCATCATCCCGATGTTCATGCTGATGGCCGAGTGGAAGTGGACCGGAACCCTGCAGGCCGTGATCGTTCCAGGCCTGGTGACCGCGTTCGGCGTGTTCTTCATGCGCCAGTACCTGGTCGACGTCATCCCGGACGAGCTCATCGAGGCCGCCCGCATGGACGGCGCCAGCATGTGGGGCACCTTCCGGCACGTCGCCATCCCCGCGGCGCGACCCGGGATGGCGGTGCTCGCCCTGTTCACCTTCATGGCGTCGTGGACCGACTACCTGTGGCCGATGCTCGTGCTCGGGCCGCGGAATCCGAACGTGCAGACCGCTCTGGCAGCCCTCAGCGCCGCCGGCGGGCAGAATCCTGACAACGCCATGGTGCTCGCGGGAGCCGTGCTCTCGGTCGTCCCGCTTCTCATCCTCTTCGTCGTCGCGGGCCGACAGCTCGTGGCGGGAATCATGCAAGGCGCAGTGAAAGGCTGA
- a CDS encoding GH1 family beta-glucosidase, with amino-acid sequence MTIEINAHTRESPAIPATQGDPDYRDSGLVFPADFVIGAATAAYQIEGAATADGRGPSIWDTFSATPGKVVNGDTGAVADDHYNRLESDLDLMVEMGLEAYRFSISWPRVQPLGSGAVNQAGLDFYGRLLDGLIARGIRPVVTLYHWDLPQPLEDAGGWTNRETAYRFAEYARIVAEALGDRVPAWTTLNEPWCSAFLGYGSGGHAPGRTDGADALAAMHHLNLAHGLAVQVLREVTPQAEVSITLNFHVVRSEDGVDGADTEAVRRIDALANRSFTQPLLTGGYPVDLIEDTKSVTDWSFVLPGDAETIRQPLDSLGVNYYSTARVRLWDGVSPREHADGHRSARGSAWPGSEHVEFLSQQGPYTAMGWNIAPDGLEHLLLSLSRQHPDLPLLITENGAAFEDELVGDRVQDDERVDYLRRHFTAAHRAMRQGVDLRGYFVWSLFDNFEWSYGYSKRFGIVYVDYETHERTVKDSGRWVQRLIEGHVIPD; translated from the coding sequence ATGACCATCGAGATCAATGCCCACACCCGCGAGAGCCCGGCGATCCCGGCGACGCAGGGAGACCCCGACTACCGGGACAGCGGGCTCGTGTTCCCGGCGGACTTCGTGATCGGCGCGGCCACCGCCGCCTACCAGATCGAGGGTGCTGCCACCGCGGACGGCCGCGGGCCGTCCATCTGGGACACGTTCAGCGCCACACCGGGCAAGGTCGTGAACGGCGACACCGGTGCCGTGGCCGATGACCATTACAACCGCCTCGAGTCCGACCTCGACCTGATGGTCGAGATGGGCCTGGAGGCCTACCGGTTCTCGATCTCCTGGCCGCGCGTGCAACCGCTGGGCTCGGGTGCCGTGAACCAGGCGGGACTCGACTTCTACGGTCGCCTTCTCGACGGGCTGATCGCCCGCGGCATCCGCCCGGTCGTCACGCTCTACCACTGGGATCTGCCGCAGCCGCTGGAGGATGCCGGAGGCTGGACCAACCGCGAGACCGCCTACCGGTTCGCGGAGTACGCCCGCATCGTCGCCGAGGCCCTCGGTGACCGCGTGCCGGCGTGGACGACACTGAACGAGCCGTGGTGCAGCGCCTTCCTCGGCTATGGTTCCGGCGGTCACGCGCCGGGCCGCACCGACGGCGCGGACGCGCTCGCAGCCATGCACCACCTGAACCTCGCCCACGGTCTCGCAGTGCAGGTGCTGCGTGAGGTGACGCCCCAGGCCGAGGTCTCGATCACCCTCAACTTCCACGTCGTGCGCTCGGAGGACGGCGTCGACGGCGCGGACACCGAGGCCGTGCGCCGGATCGACGCGCTCGCGAACCGGTCGTTCACGCAGCCGCTGCTCACCGGCGGGTACCCGGTCGATCTGATCGAGGACACGAAGTCGGTCACCGACTGGTCGTTCGTCCTCCCCGGGGATGCCGAGACCATCCGCCAGCCGCTCGACAGCCTCGGCGTGAACTACTACTCCACGGCGCGGGTGCGTCTGTGGGACGGCGTCTCGCCGCGCGAGCACGCCGACGGGCACAGGAGCGCCCGCGGCTCGGCCTGGCCCGGCAGCGAGCACGTCGAGTTCCTCAGCCAGCAGGGTCCGTACACGGCCATGGGCTGGAACATCGCCCCCGACGGTCTCGAGCACCTGCTGCTCTCGCTCAGCAGGCAGCATCCCGATCTGCCGCTGCTGATCACCGAGAATGGCGCGGCCTTCGAGGACGAACTGGTCGGCGATCGTGTGCAGGACGACGAGCGCGTCGACTACCTGCGCCGCCACTTCACCGCCGCTCATCGGGCGATGCGGCAGGGCGTCGATCTGCGCGGATACTTCGTCTGGTCGCTGTTCGACAACTTCGAGTGGAGCTACGGGTACAGCAAGCGCTTCGGGATCGTGTACGTCGACTACGAGACCCACGAGCGCACCGTCAAGGACAGCGGACGGTGGGTGCAGCGGCTGATCGAAGGCCACGTGATCCCGGACTGA
- a CDS encoding LacI family DNA-binding transcriptional regulator, which yields MKEPAPAAQPWIPTLEEVAALAGVSSSTASRVINGSPRVTEQTIARVNAAIAKVGYVPNRAARNLASRRTQTVAMMIPERTAEFFADPYFAEVIQGAAMYASSTEYSLTLLIESEKDPEKTHQFLRRGNVDGALILSHHSASSSYRELARTLPVVFGVRPPGEVGDEIHIVDVDNHAAAALGTQHLVDRGRTRIATITGPLDTFAGHERRRGWSETLAAAGLEPAGDEEGDFTPASGAAAAQRLIAADAPFDAIFIASAQMAYGAMPVLKESGLDVPADVAVATMDNNVFSTGTTPQLTTVDLHTAAKGAAMMATVVRLIKGEHIGTQTLVPMDLVERASTAI from the coding sequence ATGAAGGAGCCGGCCCCGGCGGCGCAGCCCTGGATCCCGACCCTGGAAGAGGTCGCGGCCCTCGCCGGTGTCTCGAGCTCCACCGCGTCGCGCGTGATCAACGGGTCGCCGCGGGTGACCGAGCAGACCATCGCCCGGGTGAACGCGGCGATCGCCAAGGTCGGCTACGTGCCCAACCGCGCTGCGCGCAACCTGGCGAGCCGCCGCACGCAGACGGTCGCGATGATGATCCCCGAGCGCACGGCCGAGTTCTTCGCCGATCCCTACTTCGCCGAGGTCATCCAGGGTGCGGCCATGTACGCGTCGTCCACCGAGTACTCCCTGACGCTGCTGATCGAGTCCGAGAAGGACCCGGAGAAGACCCATCAGTTCCTGCGGCGGGGCAATGTGGACGGCGCACTGATCCTCTCGCACCACAGCGCCTCGTCGTCGTATCGGGAGCTCGCACGGACCCTTCCCGTGGTCTTCGGAGTGCGCCCTCCTGGAGAGGTGGGCGACGAGATCCACATCGTCGATGTCGATAACCATGCCGCCGCCGCGCTCGGAACTCAGCATCTCGTCGACCGTGGTCGCACACGCATCGCCACCATCACCGGCCCGCTCGACACGTTCGCCGGGCATGAGCGGCGGCGCGGCTGGAGCGAGACGCTCGCCGCGGCAGGGCTCGAGCCTGCAGGCGACGAGGAGGGCGACTTCACTCCGGCCAGTGGTGCCGCCGCGGCACAGCGCCTGATCGCGGCGGATGCGCCCTTCGACGCGATCTTCATCGCCTCCGCTCAGATGGCCTATGGGGCGATGCCCGTGCTGAAGGAGAGCGGGCTGGACGTGCCCGCCGACGTGGCCGTCGCCACGATGGACAACAACGTCTTCTCGACCGGCACCACACCGCAGCTGACCACGGTCGACCTGCACACCGCGGCGAAGGGCGCTGCGATGATGGCGACGGTCGTGCGCCTGATCAAGGGCGAGCACATCGGCACCCAGACTCTGGTGCCGATGGATCTCGTCGAGCGCGCGTCCACCGCGATCTGA